Proteins encoded within one genomic window of Cottoperca gobio unplaced genomic scaffold, fCotGob3.1 fCotGob3_70arrow_ctg1, whole genome shotgun sequence:
- the capn9 gene encoding calpain-9 produces MPLQSTQSGRGFGSNKAVGTQSDGKSFEDLRHECLKNGVLFEDQDFPAVDSSLYFSQSVPVNIEWKRPKEICDNPKFIVGDANRTDICQGQLGDCWLLAAIASLTLKKDTMARVIPHDQDFDRRYAGIFHFQFWHHNKWLDVVVDDRLPTVRDKLIMLHSASNNEFWSALLEKAYAKLHGSYESLKGGSTMEAMEDFTGGVGEIYETKKAPDNLFSIMRKAMDRGSMMGCSIDITSSAESEAKTATGLVKGHAYSITALEEVTVRGQKVQLIRVRNPWGQVEWNGPWSDKSREWNYVSEAEKTRILQNSTDDGEFWMEFDDFKKNYDKVEICNMTPDSLTDDTKRHWEVNMFEGNWIRGSTAGGCRNFIDTFWTNPQFKLQLEDADDDDDVCSVMIAVMQKNRRKLRKEGMDMETIGFALYEAPDDDEQAGKDFFRYNGSKARSRTYINMREISERFTLPPGKYLLVPTTFQPHHEADFIVRIFSEKKTGALEMGSNVGADLPDPPMPSDPDEETDEEKGLRRLFEKLAGADEAISVRELQQMLNGVLSR; encoded by the exons ATGCCTCTCCAGTCCACTCAGTCGGGCAGGGGCTTCGGCTCCAACAAGGCCGTGGGCACGCAGTCGGATGGGAAGTCGTTTGAGGATCTGAGGCACGAATGTCTGAAGAATGGCGTCCTGTTTGAGGATCAAGACTTCCCCGCTGTCGACTCCTCGCTCTACTTCAGCCAGAGTGTGCCTGTCAATATTGAATGGAAGAGGCCCAAG GAGATCTGCGACAACCCAAAGTTCATTGTCGGCGATGCAAACCGGACAGACATTTGCCAGGGACAGCTGG GGGACTGCTGGCTCCTCGCAGCCATCGCGTCCTTGACCCTCAAAAAAGACACCATGGCCCGAGTCATCCCCCACGACCAGGACTTCGACCGCAGATACGCCGGCATCTTTCACTTCCAG TTCTGGCATCACAACAAATGGCTGGACGTGGTGGTGGACGACAGGCTGCCGACCGTCAGAGACAAACTCATCATGCTTCACTCCGCCTCCAACAACGAGTTCTGGAGCGCCCTGCTGGAGAAAGCCTACGCCAA ACTGCACGGCAGCTACGAGTCGCTGAAGGGCGGCAGCACGATGGAGGCCATGGAGGATTTTACCGGCGGTGTCGGGGAAATCTACGAAACCAAGAAAGCGCCAGACAATCTGTTCTCAATCATGAGGAAGGCGATGGACAGAGGCTCCATGATGGGATGCTCCATTGAT ATCACCAGCTCTGCAGAGTCTGAGGCGAAGACGGCCACCGGCCTGGTGAAGGGACACGCGTACTCCATCACAGCCCTGGAGGAG GTGACCGTCAGAGGTCAGAAGGTCCAGCTGATCCGGGTCAGAAACCCCTGGGGTCAGGTCGAGTGGAACGGCCCCTGGAGCGACAA GTCCAGAGAGTGGAATTATGTCAGCGAAGCAGAAAAAACTCGCATCCTGCAGAACTCAACAGATGACGGTGAATTCTG GATGGAGTTTGACGACTTCAAGAAGAACTACGACAAAGTGGAGATCTGCAACATGACCCCCGACTCCCTGACCGACGACACGAAGCGCCACTGGGAGGTCAACATGTTTGAGGGGAACTGGATCCGCGGCTCCACCGCTGGAGGCTGCAGGAACTTCATCG ACACCTTCTGGACCAACCCGCAGTTCAAGCTGCAGCTGGAAGACGCCGATGACGATGACGACGTGTGCAGCGTGATGATCGCTGTGATGCAGAAGAACAGGCGGAAGCTGAGGAAGGAAGGCATGGACATGGAGACCATCGGCTTTGCATTGTACGAG GCTCCAGACGACGACGAGCAAGCGGGAAAAGATTTCTTCCGCTACAACGGGTCCAAAGCTCGCAGCCGGACCTACATCAACATGCGGGAGATATCGGAGCGCTTCACGCTGCCTCCTGGGAAATACCTGCTGGTGCCCACCACCTTCCAGCCCCACCACGAGGCCGACTTCATCGTCAGGATATTCTCTGAGAAGAAGACCGGAGCTCT GGAGATGGGGAGCAACGTGGGCGCCGACCTGCCAGAT CCGCCCATGCCCTCCGACCCAGACGAGGAGACCGACGAGGAGAAAGGCCTGAGGAGGCTGTTTGAGAAGCTGGCTGGTGCG GACGAGGCCATCTCTGTCCGAGAGCTGCAGCAGATGCTGAACGGCGTTCTCAGCAGAC
- the LOC115006220 gene encoding TAF5-like RNA polymerase II p300/CBP-associated factor-associated factor 65 kDa subunit 5L — MKRVRTEQIQYAVAQYLKRRQYVDTDSSLKGAKLFQSAEEMAASLTVQTESGCANIVSAAPCQSDPQQYEAQYSRLRCFLSETEISWAKEVSSILYPLFVYLHLDLVHCGLKGAVDGFYSRFHSAFLQDSEQRATIEQLRHVLTAQDVAANPKLSAFLEHKYLVHLTEPAYSYLLRYLQSEDNSAVCRALSTHLQVEVTASRRTDYQLYGAAGGATDAPNSTSSWAGVDGAEGVEGVEVPAGIPQSEAALEALQDCIKKVREGPPTLTTVCFYAFHHTEQMLNTAEVSADSRLLAAGFDSSTVKLWSLRARKLKAKAHQADVSLIHLACDVLEEEVEEEDGSGSEVKTLRGHSGPVFRTAFLTDSSGLLSCSEDTTIRYWDLGSFTNTALYRGHAYPVWDVDVSPCSLYFASGSHDRTARLWTFSRTYPLRLYAGHLADVDCVKFHPNSNYLATGSTDKTVRLWSTQQGASVRLFTGHRGSVLSLAFSPNGKYLASAGEDQRVKLWDLASGTLFKDLRGHTDSVTSLSFSLDSSLVASSSIDNSVRVWDIRNSHAGTPADGSSGELVGLYTGNTSSVLNVQFMACNLLLVTGTAPEKAEQ; from the exons ATGAAGCGGGTTCGCACTGAGCAGATCCAGTACGCTGTGGCTCAGTACCTGAAGCGGAGGCAGTATGTGGACACGGACAGCTCCCTGAAAGGAGCCAAGCTCTTCCAGTCAGCAGAAGAGATGGCTGCCAGCCTCACGG TGCAGACAGAGTCGGGATGTGCCAACATCGTGTCTGCTGCACCCTGCCAGTCCGACCCTCAGCAGTACGAGGCTCAGTACTCGCGGCTGCGCTGCTTTCTCTCAG AAACAGAAATATCCTGGGCAAAGGAGGTGAGCAGCATCCTCTACCCGCTCTTCGTCTACCTCCACCTGGACTTGGTGCACTGCGGCCTGAAGGGGGCGGTAGATGGTTTTTACAGTCGTTTCCACAGCGCCTTTCTTCAGGACAGCGAGCAGCGTGCCACCATAGAGCAGCTCCGCCATGTTCTCACCGCTCAGGACGTTGCAGCCAACCCCAAGCTGAGTGCTTTCCTGGAGCACAAGTACTTGGTGCACCTGACGGAGCCGGCCTACAGCTACCTGCTGCGCTACCTGCAGAGTGAGGACAACAGCGCCGTCTGCAGGGCGCTTAGCAcacacctgcaggtggaggtcaCCGCGTCGAGGCGCACAGACTACCAGCTCTATGGAGCTGCAGGTGGGGCGACCGACGCCCcaaactccacctcctcctggGCGGGGGTGGATGGGGCGGAGGGCGTAGAGGGGGTGGAGGTCCCTGCAGGGATCCCACAGAGTGAGGCAGCCCTTGAGGCTCTGCAGGACTGCATCAAGAAGGTCCGTGAGGGCCCCCCCACGCTCACCACCGTGTGTTTTTACGCCTTCCATCACACGGAGCAGATGTTGAACACCGCAGAGGTGTCGGCCGACAGCCGGCTGCTGGCCGCCGGCTTTGACAGCTCCACCGTGAAACTGTGGAGCCTCCGAGCCAGAAAGCTGAAGGCCAAAGCGCATCAGGCGGACGTGTCGCTCATCCACCTGGCCTGTGACGTGCTGGAAGAGGAA gtggaggaagaggacggCTCCGGCAGCGAGGTGAAGACGCTGCGAGGTCACAGCGGCCCCGTGTTCCGCACCGCCTTCCTGACGGACAGCTCCGGCCTGCTCTCCTGCTCTGAGGACACAACCATCCGCTACTGGGACCTGGGCAGCTTCACCAACACGGCGCTGTACCGGGGCCACGCCTACCCGGTGTGGGACGTGGACGTCAGCCCCTGCAGCCTTTACTTCGCCAGCGGCTCCCACGACCGCACGGCCCGACTCTGGACGTTCTCCCGCACCTACCCGCTGCGGCTTTACGCCGGGCATCTCGCCGACGTCGACTGTGTCAAATTCCACCCCAACTCTAACTACCTGGCCACCGGCTCCACAGACAAGACTGTGCGGCTGTGGAGCACCCAGCAGGGGGCGTCTGTTCGCCTCTTCACTGGCCACCGTGGCTCGGTGCTGTCGCTCGCTTTCTCCCCTAACGGGAAGTACTTGGCGTCCGCCGGCGAGGACCAGAGGGTGAAGCTTTGGGACTTAGCATCAGGGACGTTGTTCAAAGACCTGCGGGGACACACGGACAGCGTCACCAGCCTGTCTTTCAGCCTGGACAGCAGCCTGGTGGCGTCGTCGTCTATAGACAACTCAGTCCGGGTGTGGGACATCAGGAACTCCCACGCCGGCACGCCAGCTGACGGCTCGTCTGGCGAACTGGTGGGACTGTACACTGGAAACACCAGCAGCGTGCTGAACGTGCAGTTCATGGCCTGCAACCTGCTGCTGGTGACGGGAACGGCACCAGAGAAAGCGGAACAGTAG